Genomic segment of Pseudomonas sp. DY-1:
GACCTTCTTCCGCGAAGGCCAGTTGATTGGCTCTCTCAGCGCCCACCTCAAGCAGCAACCCTGCACTTACAGCATTGCCGCGGTGGAAAGGTGCCGGCTGGCGAGCCTGCCCCTGGCGATACTCGACCAGTACGGCAAGCGCTTCCCGCAGCTGCAGCAGATGCAAGACCTGGTAACCCGGCAGATCATGCTGCGCAACGAGGACCGCGAGGCACTGCTGCTCACTCGCAATGGCGAGCAGCGCTACCAGTGGCTGCTGGATAACGAGCCCTGGCTGCTGGACCGGGTGCCGCAGTACCAGTTGGCCAGCTACCTGGGGATGGACCCGGTGTCCTTCTCACGGGTCAAGCGCAAACGGGCGGGCTGAGCGACTCGCGCACTCGCAGTCCCAGCGCTTCGGCCCGCTGAACGCAGAACTCACGCTGCCCAGCAGGTACATCCGCCAGACTTATCCACAGGC
This window contains:
- a CDS encoding Crp/Fnr family transcriptional regulator, producing the protein MIPADIQLQLQDIFHAHGMADSALQECLLQVLKLRDYDHDQPIIRAGERPTHFYVILSGVARYYYLSPEGRQWNKTFFREGQLIGSLSAHLKQQPCTYSIAAVERCRLASLPLAILDQYGKRFPQLQQMQDLVTRQIMLRNEDREALLLTRNGEQRYQWLLDNEPWLLDRVPQYQLASYLGMDPVSFSRVKRKRAG